In Salmo trutta chromosome 37, fSalTru1.1, whole genome shotgun sequence, the following proteins share a genomic window:
- the LOC115177112 gene encoding protein FAM110C-like, producing MKPLTPIGSPSPLRLLNKGPDYLRRQMEGGGQGRSISAVERLEADKAKYVKSQQVINTKQEPVLVPCTPPPPHRRPHTVPGSLTPRLPPRRSSAPFTTLTGPLTVRDENENDDSRKENRRTSVDVEARNRSNANKVTPPSPRTPRTPPSVPLVAPHSAPILRRSTGKRMLRPDSLVIYRQKKECKSLPNGGIVLGNSNMEIKGYNFVRRLFQGSMREKSGGGEGGTQKMVISEEKALSRDGDSRMSWTNDKDTVDGGQVGPGSRRSSKTDHERSPLPSPGLSPGFSCTPEQTKNGVSCVCNGTTNGTRNGNGITKGNDVSDHTDNEADIWKRVPPPPPPRRRSGLQRSKSDLLLRCSVALSDQEHFFDYCGLDLDMVDRLGPENFLGGASDVDTLSLVLRSIGGGGGGSVPSEFSRHSGEAGLFQEEVAEKLTTGVSIIERNARVIKWLYSCKNAAQEGPKESTV from the coding sequence ATGAAGCCGCTAACACCCATAGGATCCCCCTCACCTCTGAGGCTCCTCAACAAGGGCCCGGACTACCTGCGTAGACAGATGGAGGGTGGGGGCCAGGGCCGTTCCATCAGCGCTGTAGAGAGACTAGAGGCAGACAAGGCCAAGTACGTTAAAAGTCAGCAGGTCATTAACACCAAACAGGAGCCCGTCCTGGTGCCCtgcacaccacctcctccacaccGTCGTCCCCACACCGTGCCTGGGAGCCTCACACCACGACTGCCACCCCGCCGATCCTCTGCTCCTTTCACCACCCTGACCGGCCCCCTCACGGTACGAGACGAGAACGAGAATGATGACTCGAGGAAGGAGAATCGGAGGACGTCGGTGGATGTGGAAGCACGGAACAGGAGTAACGCCAACAAGGTGACCCCACCCAGCCCCAGAACCCCCAGGACTCCACCCTCCGTACCCCTGGTAGCCCCTCACAGTGCCCCCATCCTCAGGAGGAGCACCGGTAAGCGCATGCTGCGGCCTGACTCCCTGGTCATCTACCGGCAGAAGAAAGAGTGCAAAAGCCTGCCTAATGGTGGCATTGTATTGGGGAACTCCAACATGGAGATAAAGGGGTACAACTTTGTCCGCCGCCTCTTCCAGGGCTCCATGCGGGAGAAGAGTGGTGGGGGCGAGGGGGGCACCCAGAAGATGGTGATCAGCGAGGAGAAGGCTCTGTCGCGGGATGGTGACTCACGCATGTCCTGGACCAATGACAAGGACACCGTGGACGGGGGACAGGTAGGGCCAGGTAGCCGGAGATCCAGTAAGACCGACCATGAGCGCTCACCGCTTCCCAGCCCTGGCCTCAGCCCTGGCTTCAGTTGTACACCAGAGCAGACTAAGAATGGTGTTAGCTGTGTTTGCAATGGCACCACCAATGGTACCAGAAACGGCAATGGCATCACCAAGGGCAATGACGTAAGTGACCACACTGACAACGAGGCGGACATCTGGAAGCGGGTGCCGCCGCCACCGCCCCCGCGGCGGCGTTCAGGACTACAACGCTCCAAGTCAGATCTGCTTCTGCGATGCTCAGTGGCGTTGTCTGACCAGGAGCATTTCTTTGACTACTGTGGGCTGGACCTGGACATGGTGGACCGGCTGGGGCCTGAGAACTTCCTGGGTGGGGCCAGCGACGTAGACACGCTCTCATTGGTGCTGAGGAGCATAGGGGGAGGGGGCGGTGGCTCGGTGCCCAGCGAGTTCTCCCGCCACTCAGGAGAGGCGGGGCTTTTCCAGGAGGAGGTGGCGGAGAAGCTGACCACGGGGGTGTCAATCATCGAGAGGAACGCCCGTGTCATCAAGTGGCTCTACAGCTGCAAGAACGCAGCACAGGAGGGGCCCAAAGAGTCCACTGTTTAG